The sequence GTTGGGGTAGGCGAGCACGCCGTCGATCTGCCGGCCTTCGGTGGCCATCATGTTAAGCAGACCTTCGAGCTGGTCCTGGGCCAGGCGGCGGTACACCGCGGCGTCGTGCGGGTGCTGGTCGAGGGTGCTATCGATACCCGGGCCGTACTTGCGTCCGCCCATCACGCCCAGGCGGAAGTTGCCGTCCTGCAGCAGTGCCCGCAAGTCCACCTTGGCGTCGCGGGTGGGCGGCTGCTCGCGGTCGGCCGGCACGAACAGTTCGATGGGCAGCATCACCCGATAGGAGCCGCTGAAGGCGAAGGCGCGTTCGCGCTCCGGGGTCTTGAGGAAGGCGGCGAAGCAGGCGTTGTCGCGGGTCTTCAGCTCGCGCTCGATGCGCGGATAGTTCGCCGGCACCGTTTCCTGGATGTGCCTGTAGGCGGTCAGCCGGCGCTCGGCGATCCGCTGGGCGATCTCCGCCAGGCCCTGGCCCTGGTTCGGGCCGGTGAGGATGAATTGCGGCGGGAAGTCGGTGATGAGCCAGCGGACGGTTGGGGGGGCCGTCGGGGCAGGGGCCGCCTGGGCGGCCTGGGTGAGGGCGGCGATCAGCAGAAAGGCGCTGAAGCGGTGTCGCACGTTGGTCTGTCCTTGTCCTTCGTTCGTCAGCCGGCTCAGTATCCGGCGCCTGAAACTCTAGACAATGAATGGCGTTGCCGCACCTGGCAGGGTGCGGCCGGTGCAGGGATCGTCGCCGGCTCGGCGTGCATGGCAAGATGGCGCCTCTTCAGTGCAGCCGGATCGGACCATGCCCCGCGAGAACTTCAATGACCTGCAGGCTTTCGTCAGCGTGGCCCGCGAGGGCAGCTTCACCCGCGCTGCGGCGCAGCTGGGCGTCTCGCAGTCGGCGCTGAGCCACACCATCCGCGCCCTGGAAAGCCGCCTGGGGGTGCGCCTGCTCAGCCGCACCACGCGCAGCGTGTCGCCCACCGAAGCGGGCGAACGCCTGCTGCTGACCCTGGCGCCGCGCTTCGAGGAGATCGAGGCGGAGCTGGCGGCGCTCAGCGACTTCCGCGACAAGCCGGTCGGCACCCTGCGCATCACCGCCGCCGAGCATGCCGCGACCACGGTGCTCTGGCCGAAGCTCGTGCAGGTGCTGCCGCAGTACCCGGACATCAAGGTGGAAGTGAACATCGACTACGGCCTCACCGACATCGCCGCGCAGCGCTTCGATGCCGGCGTGCGCCTGGGCGACCAGGTGGCCAAGGACATGATCGCCGTGCGCATCGCCCCGGACCTGCGCATGGCCGTGGTAGCCAGCCCCGAGTACCTGAAGGCTCACGGCCGGCCGGAAACCGTGCAGGCACTGGCCGAGCACGCCTGCATCAACCTGCGCCTGCCGACCTACGGCGGGCTGATGGCCTGGGAGTTCGAGCGCGATGGCCATGAGGTGAAGGCGCGGGTGGACGGGCAGCTGGTGTTCAACAGCAGCCCGCACATCCTGCGCGCGGCGCTGGCTGGTTTCGGCCTGGCCTACCTGCCGGAGGACATGGTGCTCGAGGCGGAAGCGGCGGGGCAGCTCGAACGGGTGCTCGACGACTGGTGCCCGACCTTCCCCGGCTACCACCTCTATTACCCGAGCCGGCGCCAGTCCTCGCGCGCCCTGGCGGTGCTGGTCGAGGCGCTGCGCTACCGCCCGTGACGGCTCGCTTTTAGCGCGGCAGACGTCCTTCGATGGGATAGGCCGGGTCGGAGTAGCCCGGTGTCGAGGCATGGCCCGGCGGCACCAGGCTGTCGACCAGGGCTTCGTCGGCGGCGTCCAGCTTCACCTGCAGCGCCTCCATGTAGCCGTCCCAGTGCGCCTCGGTGCGCGGCCCGGCAATGGCCGAGCTGACCAGGCGATTGTTCAGCACCCAGGCGAGGGCGAAGGCCGCCGAGGCAGTGCCGCGCGCCGCCGCATGCTCGGCGATGCGCTGAGCAACGTGCAGCGACTCGGGGCGCCATTCGGTCTGCTGGATACGCTTGTCGCCACGGCCGACGCGGGAGTCGGCGGGCGGTGCGGCATCAGGCTGGTACTTGCCGGTGAGCACGCCGCGCGCCAGTGGGCTGTAGGGCACCACGCCGATGCCGTAGTGCCCGGCAGCCGGCAACTGCTCGACCTCGGCCGTGCGGTCCACCAGGTTGTACAGCGGCTCGCTGGCCACCGGGCGGTCGATGCCCAGCTGGTCGGCCAGGCGCACCACCTCGGCGATGCGCCAGCCACGGAAGTTGGACAGCCCGTAGTAGCGCACCTTGCCCTGGCGGATCAGCTCGCCGACGGCGCGCAGGCCTTCCTCCAGCGGCGCGTCGTTCAGCGAGCGGTGGAAGTAGACGATGTCCAGGTAGTCGCTGCCCAGGCGCTTGAGGCTGGCCTCCACCGATTGATAGATCCACTTGCGCGACTGGCCCTGCTGGTTGGGGCCCTGGCCGAAGGCGTAGCCGAACTTGCTGGCGATCACCCAGTCGTCGCGGTTCGCGGCGATGGCGCGGCCGACGATCTCCTCGGAGCGGCCGGCATGGTAGACGTCGGCAGTGTCGATGAAGTTGACGCCCTGCTCATGGGCCTTGGCGATGATGCGCGCGGCCGTGGCTTCGTCGGTCTCGCCGCCGAACATCATCGCGCCCAGGCACAGGGGCGACACCTTGAGGGCGCTGTGGCCCAGATAGCGGTATTCCATGGGGGTTGCCTCAATATTCCTGGGTAGTGGGGCGGAAGAGGATCTCGTTGATGTCCACCGAGTCCGGCTGGCTCATGGCGAACAGCACCTGGTCGGTGTAGTCGGCCAGGACCGGGGC is a genomic window of Pseudomonas knackmussii B13 containing:
- a CDS encoding LysR family transcriptional regulator, which gives rise to MPRENFNDLQAFVSVAREGSFTRAAAQLGVSQSALSHTIRALESRLGVRLLSRTTRSVSPTEAGERLLLTLAPRFEEIEAELAALSDFRDKPVGTLRITAAEHAATTVLWPKLVQVLPQYPDIKVEVNIDYGLTDIAAQRFDAGVRLGDQVAKDMIAVRIAPDLRMAVVASPEYLKAHGRPETVQALAEHACINLRLPTYGGLMAWEFERDGHEVKARVDGQLVFNSSPHILRAALAGFGLAYLPEDMVLEAEAAGQLERVLDDWCPTFPGYHLYYPSRRQSSRALAVLVEALRYRP
- a CDS encoding TIGR02285 family protein, with protein sequence MRHRFSAFLLIAALTQAAQAAPAPTAPPTVRWLITDFPPQFILTGPNQGQGLAEIAQRIAERRLTAYRHIQETVPANYPRIERELKTRDNACFAAFLKTPERERAFAFSGSYRVMLPIELFVPADREQPPTRDAKVDLRALLQDGNFRLGVMGGRKYGPGIDSTLDQHPHDAAVYRRLAQDQLEGLLNMMATEGRQIDGVLAYPNELEQRLALSGKTAPAMRRYAIAGTPEYLEGYIACSQSPLGRQVVQDINRLLGEIRPAVSAAYAAQLQGEDRERYQALVKKVFGAAETTPP
- a CDS encoding aldo/keto reductase: MEYRYLGHSALKVSPLCLGAMMFGGETDEATAARIIAKAHEQGVNFIDTADVYHAGRSEEIVGRAIAANRDDWVIASKFGYAFGQGPNQQGQSRKWIYQSVEASLKRLGSDYLDIVYFHRSLNDAPLEEGLRAVGELIRQGKVRYYGLSNFRGWRIAEVVRLADQLGIDRPVASEPLYNLVDRTAEVEQLPAAGHYGIGVVPYSPLARGVLTGKYQPDAAPPADSRVGRGDKRIQQTEWRPESLHVAQRIAEHAAARGTASAAFALAWVLNNRLVSSAIAGPRTEAHWDGYMEALQVKLDAADEALVDSLVPPGHASTPGYSDPAYPIEGRLPR